The Ailuropoda melanoleuca isolate Jingjing unplaced genomic scaffold, ASM200744v2 unplaced-scaffold4598, whole genome shotgun sequence genomic interval cccattGAGCCCGAGgaccactgtggggctcgatatcaagacccatgagatcatgacctgaactgaaataaCCAGTCtgcgcttaactgagccacccacggtccccatgttcttcatttctaatgCCTGAGTCCTATGCAATTGAGTGGACACAATTAATTATTCCTCTATTTTTTGGCGACAGCAGTAGTTAATGTTTTGGatttaaaccttttaaaagggaggcctgggtggctcagtcagttccgTGTTTGCCTTCCGCTCTGGTctagatcccagggtcctggaatggagtcccccATCGGGTGcattgctcaggagggagcctgcttctccctctgcctgctgctgcccctgcttgtgctctctctctctctgacaaataaataaataaaatctttaaaaaaattaaaagattaaaaaaaacagtcagattaagggagcctggctggctcagtcggaagagcatgtgactcttgatctctggttcGTGAATTCGAGCTCTACAGTGGGTATAGACAttactaaacaaaataaacttaaaccccaaagacttgtttttaaaaaaatgttcagattatttccttagagtaaagaaaaactagaaatgcGGGGTGGAAGAGTATGAACCTGTGTCAGGCTCTTGATACATATTGTTGGGTATGATTTTTCCGCTGGActtacttgatatttttttttctcctttaggtATACTCGGGATAATAATGTTCTAAGTGTAGAACAGAGacaattttatgaagaaaatgggTATCTTGTCATTAAAAATTTGGTATCTGATGCTGATATTAAACGCTTTAGGTACAGTAACCcttccttattttacagaaataCGTTGTATGTTTGCAATGGGAACGTGAGTAAGATTAGCATGTGTGTTCAGATATTTTTCAGTGATTGGCTCATTGGGAAGTGGTTAGGAAcctgagctctggagccagactggctGGCTTTAATCTACGTCCCAATACTTCCTGTTGTGTGTCCTGGGGCAACTTTGCACACCTCTGTTTTcgcacctgtaaaatggggataataatagtatttatgcTCTAGCCTTGCTGTGAGGACTGAATTAGGTGAAGTACACGCAGAGGCCTTCGAACAGCCGTGGCCTATGGTAAGTATGAGAGAAGTATTTGCTGTTCTTAATCAGGTGCAACCAAATCACAGAAGTTTCCCTATTTTTCTGTTAGGCTAAGGAATACGTGAATTCCTGCCTTACAGTGAGGAGAGAGGGGCTTCTGAGCTggccattttctctttcccttcctcagaACTACTAAGCCTGGCCTGGAGGTTGGCCTGGtgcagagacaccccccccccaaatctttgAGAATCTTTCCACAGAACGGGCCAGGGAGGTGCCTGGAGGCTGCAGTAATGGCATCATCtgccaatttatttttctaggaacGAGTTTGAAAGGATCTGCAAAGGGGAGGTGAAACCAGAACAAATGATGATGATGAGAGATGTGACCATTGCAAAATCAGAATATGCTCCAAGTGAAAGGACAGTTTCAAGAGTCCAATATTTCCAAGAAGATGAGGAACTCTTCAGATACTGCACTCTCCCTGAGGTTTGAGAACcttcctgagttttcttttcctttgagtgAATAGCCCATCTGCATGCTTGTCTCTGGAATTGCTGCCTACACTTTCTCTAGCCCCTTGTCTTGTGGTTGgtgagcagtggttctcaactggaggCTGACATCTGGCGGTTCCTGGAGCCACGTTGGGGTGGCACTGGGTGGGGACCGTGTGCTGCTGGCTTCTAAGGTCCAGAGGCCGGGCATGCTGCTAATGGAGCCCAGGGATCCTATAATGTGCagaaacccccctccccccaaataatgaattatccagccccaaatgtcagtagtggcCAGATGGAGAAACCCTGCTCTGGAGTCTGGTAATTATCCTTGGTTGAGAAGGGTGGGAATTCTGccttagagagagacagagttctCTCACTCTGGACATGGGCATATCAACAGGAGGGACATTGCAGATCCGATTCCCTGGACATccgtttgttgtttctttttgttttatgactCTGGTCAGTAGAGGTTTAAGTTTGTGTTTAGAttgaaactcatttttaaaaaattgttattcttCAAGAGTAATTCACATTTATGAAGATATCTACATAGTACAGAAGGGCTTACAATGAAAAGGAAGGTCTCCCATCCACCAGCCCCACTCTCTGCCGAGCTTTCTGGTGCATTCAGCTAGAATTCCTCCACGGCAGGTGCATCTCTATACCCCCACCTTTTGTGTCACATGGGAACATATTGGTTTCACCATTGTTTTCTCCACTTACAATAGATCTTAGACATCTTTCCATACCACTTATATATTAATCTATATCATACTTTTAAACTACTGTGTAGGATCCGATTGCATAAATGTGCCACAGTTAATGAACCATTTCTGTAGAATGGTTTAAAGGACACTTTGCATGTAGTACATGTTAGGAATTACAACCCCAAGTGCTATTACAAAATTTGCCtcagggacacgtgggtggctcagtcggttaagagtctgcctttgcctcagttcatgatcctgggatcctgggatagagtccctcaCTGGGTTTCTTGCTCAGAAAGGAGCCTGCTTTCCACACTGCCTCACCCGcttcccatgcttgtgctctctttctctctctctttctgacaaatacataaataaaatctttaaaaaaaagaaaatttgcctcatgggggcacctggctggctcagttggtagagcattcaagttttttgttttttactcttaagatgtatgtatttattttagagagagactgcAGGCTTGAGCAGGGAGAGGtgcaagggaagaggaagagagaatccgcaagcagactccccatgagcacagagcctcacacggggctcaatctctggaccctgaaatcatggcctgaacagcaatcaagagtcagccacctaaccatgtgagccacccaggtgtccagggAGAGTGGCTTTTGagctctgggttgtgagttcgaccCCCAGGATGCGTGTGGAgattacttcattaaaaaaattttaaaaactattttaaaaatttgcctcaTGAAAGGGACTGTACAGGTAAGCCACCTATGATGTCCAGCCCCTCGGGTTGGGGACAAGAGGGGACGTGGCCCCTCTGAACCATCCACTCTTCCCAACTTCAAGTCCTGCTTTGGAAATGGAACTTGTGAGCATCGATCAAGGAGAAAAAGCTTGAAGTGAGAGGCAACACAGGGTAGATTAAGCACGACCTGGACATCCAGGCTTCCCACCTCTCTAAAGTGTGAACCGTGCACCTGCTGGCTCATACAGTGATTTTTAGGAGGTGGGCAAGATTTTAGTAGTTGGgtattcatttttatgtgtattgGAAAAAATAACCAAGAACCTATGACCTCAGGAATATTATTAATCAGGAAAAGACATGAGttaatttaggaaaattattGGCTAACTATATTGGGTAGCTCTGTGAAGTATGATAGAAANttgaactcatgaccccagatcaagagttgcatgctctatggactgagttAGCCGGGTGCCCCTCATGGTCCCTCCttggtgggagggaagagggagctgCCTTCTCACCAGGCAACTATGGACAGCTCCAGTTGAAAGAAGGGTATCTCTGTCCTTCACAGTTAATATCTCAAAAAACACATCTCACTTGTAGAAAAAGTGGTTAGATTTCCAACTGGCTCACAAAGCCTGTTTAATGCAGTGCTGCAGATTTCCTGTTGCCAACTTATTCATGTTTTGTCTGCAATGTTGTGAAATAccaagtgtttttttattttattttttatttttttaaagattttatttatttatttgatggagagagaggcagccagtgagagagaagggacacaagcagggggagtgggagaggaagaggcaggctcccagtggaggagccccacgtgggactcgatcccaaggctctgggatcacgccctgggccaaaggcagatgcttaacaactaagccacccaggcacccccaagtgttttttttaaaataagtatttatttatttgagagagagagagagaggggagagggagagaagctcaagcagactccccattgaacaaGAAGTCCAATGTGTAGctcaatcccgtgaccctgagattatgatctgagatgaaatccagagttggatgcttcaccgactaagccacccaagcactcctaccaagtgtttgtttttgttttttaactcttgGCATATTGGGTCTTGTACTTTGTGCCACGTGCCTGTGCATTTGATTTCTCATGaaatttttccccctcttttctcttAGATTCTAAAATATGTGGAGTGCTTCACCGGACCCAATATTATGGCCATGCATGCAATGCTGATAAACAAACCTCCAGATTCTGGTAAAGGGCTCTTATTTGTTATGGAGaagtgagaaagaaacagagaaagagagagagaaagagaggaaggaaggaaggaaggaaggaaggaaggaaggaaggaaggaaggaagaaagggagaagaaagggagagagagagaaagagtgagagagaaagtgagagagaagaaagaaagaaagaaaaagaaagaaagaaagaaagaaagaaagaaagaaagaaagaaagaaagaaagaaacttttctaGCATTCTAATTGTAGCTGTGTGTATAACTGCTAAATGTTGACAAGTAAATATACATGTCCTTTTATTTAAGGCTTAAAATAGTGCGCACCATAAGAATAGTGAAGTACAAGAGCGATTTGCTATTATTACAATCGTCACCTCTAAGCTTTATTACCCATTCTCACCTATAATAGTGTGAATTCTGCCTTCCTAACTGACATTATTATtactaacaaaattaaaactattcTTATAAATCACATGCTACAGATGCTCTTAACATATCTTCTACTTGCTAAATGTAGTTCCTAAGATCTCACTCACAGAGAAACTGATTTGGAAGCTAAAATgcaggaatctgcatttaaaaaaaccttttattaaGTAGGCTACATGCCCAaggtggagcccagcacagggcctgaga includes:
- the LOC100470234 gene encoding phytanoyl-CoA dioxygenase, peroxisomal, with product YSDPAGSCCDSVEVAHLTSGAVSPNSFQTPQFQYTRDNNVLSVEQRQFYEENGYLVIKNLVSDADIKRFRNEFERICKGEVKPEQMMMMRDVTIAKSEYAPSERTVSRVQYFQEDEELFRYCTLPEILKYVECFTGPNIMAMHAMLINKPPDSGKKTSRNPLHQDLHYFPIRPSNDIVCAWTAMEHVDRNNGC